A single genomic interval of Oryctolagus cuniculus chromosome 19, mOryCun1.1, whole genome shotgun sequence harbors:
- the BRICD5 gene encoding BRICHOS domain-containing protein 5 isoform X2: MEQGSGPAGVKTVPQHRGWRAAGLLLLLALATVGAVAGGLLGFAHTSPEPLQQVLRLTLPSPLPRANQTTLADAARNAATIVVTPPQSNRSWAVLFDGQSGCVCYRPSEHGACFLRLMEARDRETLQLLLNTSAQGSCSPGQDTHRSQELLAVLGSRAVDPAQVGAAVQRLCAETPIYWARRAEGPQRQRLIYLCMDICFPSHICVSVCFYYLPD, encoded by the exons ATGGAGCAAGGGAGCGGGCCTGCCGGG GTGAAGACTGTGCCCCAGCACCGGGGCTGGAGGGCTGCGGGCCTGCTGCTGTTGCTGGCCCTGGCCACCGTGGGAGCTGTGGCCGGGGGGCTCCTGGGCTTTGCCCACACTTCACCAGAG ccactgcagcaggTGCTCCGCCTGACCCTCCCgagccccctgcccagggccaaCCAAACCACCCTGGCAGACGCAGCCCGGAACGCAGCCACCATCGTGGTGACGCCCCCGCAGAGCAACAGGAGCTGGGCCGTGCTGTTCGACGGGCAGAGT GGTTGCGTGTGTTACCGCCCCTCGGAGCACGGGGCCTGCTTCCTCCGCCTGATGGAGGCTCGAGACCGGGAgaccctgcagctgctgctgaaCACGTCG GCCCAGGGGTCTTGCAGCCCCGGCCAGGATACCCAccgcagccaggagctgctggccgtGCTCGGGAGCCGTGCAGTGGACCCCGCCCAGGTCGGGGCTGCGGTGCAGCGCCTCTGTGCAGAGACCCCCATCTACTGGGCCCGGCGGGCAGAGG ggccccagAGGCAGCGGCTGATCTACCTTTGCATGGACATCTGCTTCCCAAGCCACATCTGCGTGTCCGTCTGCTTTTATTATCTCCCGGACTAA
- the MLST8 gene encoding target of rapamycin complex subunit LST8 isoform X2, with translation MNTSPGTVGSDPVILATAGYDHTVRFWQAHSGICTRTVQHQDSVNALEITPDRSMIAAAGYQHIRMYDLNSNNPNPIISYDGVNKNIASVGFHEDGRWMYTGGEDCTARIWDLRSRNLQCQRIFQVNAPINCVCLHPNQAELIVGDQSGAIHIWDLKTDHNEQLIPEPEVSITSAHIDPDASYMAAVNSTGNCYVWNLTGGIGDEVTQLIPKTKIPAHTRYALQCRFSPDSTLLATCSADQTCKIWRTSNFSLMTELSIKSGNPGESSRGWMWGCAFSGDSQYIVTASSDNLARLWCVETGEIKREYGGHQKAVVCLAFNDSVLG, from the exons ATGAACACCTCCCCAGGCACGGTGGGCAGCGACCCCGTCATCTTGGCCACCGCCGGCTATGACCACACGGTGCGGTTCTGGCAGGCCCACAGCGGGATCTGCACCCGCACGGTGCAGCACCAGGACTCT GTGAACGCGCTGGAGATCACGCCCGACCGCAGCATGATCGCCGCTGCAG GGTACCAGCACATCCGCATGTATGACCTCAACTCCAATAACCCCAACCCCATCATCAGCTACGACGGGGTCAACAAGAACATCGCGTCGGTGGGCTTCCACGAGGATGGCCGCTGGATGTACACGGGTGGAGAGGACTGCACGGCCCGGATCTGGGACCTCAG GTCCCggaacctgcagtgccagcggaTCTTCCAGGTGAACGCGCCCATTAACTGCGTGTGCCTGCACCCCAACCAG GCGGAGCTCATCGTGGGCGACCAGAGCGGCGCTATACACATCTGGGACCTGAAGACGGACCACAACGAGCAGCTGATCCCCGAGCCCGAGGTCTCCATCACATCTGCCCACATCGACCCCGACGCCAGCTACATGGCCGCCGTCAACAGCACC GGAAACTGCTACGTGTGGAACCTGACGGGGGGCATCGGTGACGAGGTGACCCAGCTCATCCCCAAGACCAAGATCCCAGCGCACACGCGCTACGCCCTGCAGTGCCGCTTCAGCCCCGACTCCAC gctcctggccacctGCTCGGCTGACCAGACCTGCAAGATCTGGAGGACGTCCAACTTCTCCCTGATGACGGAGCTCAGCATCAAGAGCGGCAACCCCGGGGAGTCGTCCCGCGGCTGGATGTGGGGCTGCGCCTTCTCCGGGGACTCGCAGTACATCGTCACCG CTTCCTCTGACAACCTGGCCCGGCTCTGGTGTGTGGAGACTggagagattaagagagagtACGGCGGCCACCAGAAAGCTGTGGTCTGCTTGGCCTTCAATGACAGCGTGCTGGGCtag
- the BRICD5 gene encoding BRICHOS domain-containing protein 5 isoform X1, with protein MEQGSGPAGVSCSHHPRGLPRPSPCLPEQTAPWSLMPACLQVKTVPQHRGWRAAGLLLLLALATVGAVAGGLLGFAHTSPEPLQQVLRLTLPSPLPRANQTTLADAARNAATIVVTPPQSNRSWAVLFDGQSGCVCYRPSEHGACFLRLMEARDRETLQLLLNTSAQGSCSPGQDTHRSQELLAVLGSRAVDPAQVGAAVQRLCAETPIYWARRAEGPQRQRLIYLCMDICFPSHICVSVCFYYLPD; from the exons ATGGAGCAAGGGAGCGGGCCTGCCGGGGTGAGCTGCTCCCACCACCCCCGGGGCCTGCcgcgccccagcccctgccttcccgAGCAAACCGCGCCCTGGTCTCTAATGCCAGCGTGCCTCCAGGTGAAGACTGTGCCCCAGCACCGGGGCTGGAGGGCTGCGGGCCTGCTGCTGTTGCTGGCCCTGGCCACCGTGGGAGCTGTGGCCGGGGGGCTCCTGGGCTTTGCCCACACTTCACCAGAG ccactgcagcaggTGCTCCGCCTGACCCTCCCgagccccctgcccagggccaaCCAAACCACCCTGGCAGACGCAGCCCGGAACGCAGCCACCATCGTGGTGACGCCCCCGCAGAGCAACAGGAGCTGGGCCGTGCTGTTCGACGGGCAGAGT GGTTGCGTGTGTTACCGCCCCTCGGAGCACGGGGCCTGCTTCCTCCGCCTGATGGAGGCTCGAGACCGGGAgaccctgcagctgctgctgaaCACGTCG GCCCAGGGGTCTTGCAGCCCCGGCCAGGATACCCAccgcagccaggagctgctggccgtGCTCGGGAGCCGTGCAGTGGACCCCGCCCAGGTCGGGGCTGCGGTGCAGCGCCTCTGTGCAGAGACCCCCATCTACTGGGCCCGGCGGGCAGAGG ggccccagAGGCAGCGGCTGATCTACCTTTGCATGGACATCTGCTTCCCAAGCCACATCTGCGTGTCCGTCTGCTTTTATTATCTCCCGGACTAA
- the MLST8 gene encoding target of rapamycin complex subunit LST8 isoform X1, producing MNTSPGTVGSDPVILATAGYDHTVRFWQAHSGICTRTVQHQDSQVNALEITPDRSMIAAAGYQHIRMYDLNSNNPNPIISYDGVNKNIASVGFHEDGRWMYTGGEDCTARIWDLRSRNLQCQRIFQVNAPINCVCLHPNQAELIVGDQSGAIHIWDLKTDHNEQLIPEPEVSITSAHIDPDASYMAAVNSTGNCYVWNLTGGIGDEVTQLIPKTKIPAHTRYALQCRFSPDSTLLATCSADQTCKIWRTSNFSLMTELSIKSGNPGESSRGWMWGCAFSGDSQYIVTASSDNLARLWCVETGEIKREYGGHQKAVVCLAFNDSVLG from the exons ATGAACACCTCCCCAGGCACGGTGGGCAGCGACCCCGTCATCTTGGCCACCGCCGGCTATGACCACACGGTGCGGTTCTGGCAGGCCCACAGCGGGATCTGCACCCGCACGGTGCAGCACCAGGACTCT CAGGTGAACGCGCTGGAGATCACGCCCGACCGCAGCATGATCGCCGCTGCAG GGTACCAGCACATCCGCATGTATGACCTCAACTCCAATAACCCCAACCCCATCATCAGCTACGACGGGGTCAACAAGAACATCGCGTCGGTGGGCTTCCACGAGGATGGCCGCTGGATGTACACGGGTGGAGAGGACTGCACGGCCCGGATCTGGGACCTCAG GTCCCggaacctgcagtgccagcggaTCTTCCAGGTGAACGCGCCCATTAACTGCGTGTGCCTGCACCCCAACCAG GCGGAGCTCATCGTGGGCGACCAGAGCGGCGCTATACACATCTGGGACCTGAAGACGGACCACAACGAGCAGCTGATCCCCGAGCCCGAGGTCTCCATCACATCTGCCCACATCGACCCCGACGCCAGCTACATGGCCGCCGTCAACAGCACC GGAAACTGCTACGTGTGGAACCTGACGGGGGGCATCGGTGACGAGGTGACCCAGCTCATCCCCAAGACCAAGATCCCAGCGCACACGCGCTACGCCCTGCAGTGCCGCTTCAGCCCCGACTCCAC gctcctggccacctGCTCGGCTGACCAGACCTGCAAGATCTGGAGGACGTCCAACTTCTCCCTGATGACGGAGCTCAGCATCAAGAGCGGCAACCCCGGGGAGTCGTCCCGCGGCTGGATGTGGGGCTGCGCCTTCTCCGGGGACTCGCAGTACATCGTCACCG CTTCCTCTGACAACCTGGCCCGGCTCTGGTGTGTGGAGACTggagagattaagagagagtACGGCGGCCACCAGAAAGCTGTGGTCTGCTTGGCCTTCAATGACAGCGTGCTGGGCtag